One genomic window of Peptostreptococcaceae bacterium includes the following:
- the lysS gene encoding lysine--tRNA ligase, with amino-acid sequence MEENGLSEILQVRRDKLQKLKEKGMDPFKIEKFERTAYSNSIKDSFDEYEGKNVRMAGRIMAKRGMGKVSFVDIMDKEGRIQIFVKQDLLGEENFEIFQLYDIGDIVGIVGDVFKTRKGEISVKISEMSLLTKSLQVLPEKWHGLKDPDLRYRQRYVDLIVNPEVKEVFIIRSKVIKAIKEYLDERDYLEVDTPILNTIPGGAVAKPFVTHHNTLDIDMYMRIANELYLKRLIVGGFDKVYEMGKMFRNEGMSIKHNPEYTAIELYAAYEDYQYMMELTENIVAYCAEKVLGTAKINYQGTEIDLTPPWKRISMTEAVKQYTGVDFSDMDFEKAVAAAKELHIEVKEGMAKGHIINEAFEEYVEEHLIQPTFITHHPVEVSPLSKRNPDNPEITNRFEAFVNTWEIANGFSELNDPIDQRGRFEDQLKQRELGDEEAHRMDEDFLRALEVGMPPTGGLGIGVDRVLMLLTDSPSIRDVILFPTMKPLIKE; translated from the coding sequence ATGGAAGAGAATGGCTTGAGTGAGATTTTGCAGGTAAGAAGAGATAAGCTGCAGAAGCTTAAGGAAAAAGGAATGGATCCATTTAAAATAGAAAAATTCGAGCGTACTGCCTACAGCAATTCAATCAAGGATTCGTTTGATGAATATGAAGGGAAAAATGTCCGCATGGCCGGAAGGATAATGGCCAAGAGAGGAATGGGCAAGGTATCTTTCGTAGATATTATGGATAAAGAAGGTAGAATACAAATATTTGTAAAGCAAGACCTTTTGGGAGAAGAAAACTTTGAAATCTTTCAATTGTATGACATAGGGGATATTGTAGGGATTGTTGGAGATGTTTTCAAAACCCGTAAGGGGGAGATCTCAGTAAAGATTTCGGAAATGAGTCTTTTGACGAAATCGCTTCAAGTGCTACCGGAAAAATGGCATGGACTCAAGGATCCCGATTTAAGATATAGACAGCGTTATGTTGACCTTATTGTTAATCCGGAAGTAAAAGAGGTTTTCATCATCCGTTCGAAGGTGATTAAGGCTATAAAAGAATACCTCGATGAGCGCGACTATCTAGAAGTGGATACCCCGATTTTGAATACGATACCCGGAGGAGCTGTTGCAAAACCCTTTGTGACACATCACAATACTCTTGATATAGACATGTACATGAGAATAGCCAATGAGCTTTATCTCAAAAGATTGATTGTAGGCGGTTTCGACAAAGTCTACGAGATGGGCAAAATGTTCAGAAACGAGGGCATGTCCATAAAGCATAACCCGGAATACACAGCCATAGAGCTTTACGCGGCCTATGAGGACTATCAGTATATGATGGAACTCACTGAGAATATTGTCGCATACTGTGCCGAAAAGGTTTTAGGGACTGCCAAAATAAACTATCAAGGAACCGAAATTGATTTGACGCCTCCTTGGAAACGAATCTCAATGACCGAAGCGGTTAAGCAGTATACCGGAGTAGATTTTTCCGATATGGATTTCGAAAAAGCTGTTGCCGCGGCTAAAGAGCTTCACATAGAAGTGAAAGAAGGAATGGCGAAGGGCCACATTATAAACGAAGCGTTTGAGGAATATGTTGAGGAGCATTTGATTCAACCGACATTCATCACGCATCACCCTGTCGAAGTTTCTCCACTTTCAAAGAGGAATCCTGACAATCCTGAAATAACCAACAGATTTGAGGCGTTTGTAAACACATGGGAAATAGCAAATGGCTTTTCGGAGCTGAACGACCCAATAGATCAAAGGGGACGTTTTGAAGACCAATTAAAACAGCGGGAACTTGGCGACGAGGAAGCCCACAGAATGGACGAGGATTTTTTGAGAGCCTTAGAAGTAGGAATGCCGCCCACAGGAGGACTCGGAATCGGAGTCGATAGAGTGTTGATGCTTCTTACTGATTCACCATCAATTAGGGACGTAATACTTTTCCCGACAATGAAACCGTTGATAAAAGAATGA
- the greA gene encoding transcription elongation factor GreA has translation MQKEFIFTKKGLGKIENELGELKTVRRREIADKIKQALAFGDISENSEYDEAKNEQAEVEIRILELENMSANARIVKDEDISLDYVGVGTLVKVIDLDFKKDDDFDMEEIVEYTIVGMMEADPYEFKISTESPIGKALLGCKKEEEVEITVPNGTIKYRILDIRKEA, from the coding sequence ATGCAAAAAGAATTTATCTTTACTAAAAAAGGACTCGGAAAAATCGAGAATGAATTGGGCGAACTCAAAACAGTAAGAAGAAGAGAAATAGCTGACAAAATCAAACAGGCTCTTGCATTCGGCGATATCAGTGAAAACTCGGAATATGATGAAGCGAAAAATGAACAGGCAGAAGTTGAGATTCGGATTCTAGAACTTGAGAACATGAGTGCTAATGCCAGAATAGTCAAAGATGAGGACATTTCGTTGGATTATGTGGGTGTAGGGACTCTTGTAAAGGTTATAGATCTTGATTTTAAAAAAGATGATGATTTTGATATGGAAGAAATCGTGGAATATACGATTGTAGGAATGATGGAAGCCGATCCATACGAGTTTAAAATTTCTACAGAATCTCCAATAGGAAAAGCTCTTCTTGGATGCAAGAAGGAAGAGGAAGTCGAAATAACTGTTCCGAACGGTACAATTAAGTACAGGATACTTGATATAAGGAAGGAAGCATAG